A genomic stretch from Halichoerus grypus chromosome 7, mHalGry1.hap1.1, whole genome shotgun sequence includes:
- the BATF3 gene encoding basic leucine zipper transcriptional factor ATF-like 3 has translation MSQVLPAAGSVLQRSVVAPGNQPQPQSPEDDDRKVRRREKNRVAAQRSRKKQTQKADKLHEEYECLEQENTVLRREIGKLTEELKHLSEALKEHEKMCPLLCPMNFVPVPRPDPVAGCLPR, from the exons ATGTCGCAAGTGCTCCCGGCGGCCGGCAGCGTCCTGCAGAGGAGCGTCGTGGCGCCCGGGAACCAACCGCAGCCGCAG AGCCCAGAGGATGATGACCGGAAGGTCcgaaggagagaaaaaaaccgAGTTGCTGCTCAGAGAAGTCGGAAGAAGCAGACCCAGAAGGCTGACAAACTCCACGAG GAGTACGAGTGCCTGGAGCAAGAGAACACTGTGCTGCGGAGAGAGATCGGGAAGCTGACGGAGGAGCTCAAGCATCTGAGCGAGGCACTGAAGGAGCACGAGAAGATGTGCCCGCTGCTGTGCCCCATGAACTTTGTGCCAGTGCCACGGCCGGACCCTGTGGCCGGCTGCCTGCCCCGATGA